One segment of Leptospira fainei serovar Hurstbridge str. BUT 6 DNA contains the following:
- a CDS encoding methyl-accepting chemotaxis protein, with product MTWYSHLGLKIKLTLLFSSLLLPIIVILTLSLINSSSRIRDIETIHNDRLVPLKQLKTISDHYAISIVDCVHKVRSGAVSYRKGVDNLDLAKKEIAEVWAAYLATSLVPEETTIINELKPLFLEANQATDEARIIFVSENKQALDEFADRKLYPKIDPVTEKIDKLIRVQLEITERIYAEAEREYEYSLAVFLTISIGTIAYILISSITFSIRLVRGLTLITTSIKNADFSQPIVVEDDERNKDELHLLLIAFREFQEKVKTMLSTIFSFSESILISSEELSKASNYLSENAQSESASVEEISASVEEISAGMEQVTKNAEEQYSSISSFAGEMRELDSLINRVGDAVRESLSRISEMYSKVEAGRNTMGNLSTSMGKIESSSVEMRSITAIIKEISEKVNLLALNAAIEAARAGDHGRGFAVVASEITRLAEQTDDSTKTIEELIRTSNEEIESGKGFVENSAKVYVGIMEGLKFVKESSDNIVGIMKSQQEKKETIRDGVNQVDSKSAEIRISVKEQKVAIIETANAVSNISITIQSSAANSEEIAGNASSLLNIAKNLRETMSFLKA from the coding sequence ATGACTTGGTATTCACATTTAGGTTTAAAAATCAAACTTACACTTTTATTCTCATCTCTTCTCTTACCGATCATCGTAATCTTAACACTATCTCTAATAAACTCTTCCTCGCGAATCAGAGATATCGAAACGATCCACAATGATCGACTCGTTCCTTTAAAACAATTAAAGACGATCTCCGATCACTATGCGATTTCCATCGTGGACTGTGTACATAAGGTTCGAAGCGGAGCCGTTAGTTATCGAAAGGGAGTCGATAATTTGGATTTAGCCAAAAAGGAAATCGCCGAAGTGTGGGCCGCATATTTAGCCACTAGCTTAGTCCCCGAGGAAACCACGATCATAAACGAACTAAAGCCGTTATTCTTGGAAGCCAACCAAGCGACAGACGAGGCGAGAATTATTTTTGTTTCGGAAAATAAGCAAGCGCTGGATGAATTTGCCGATCGAAAGTTATATCCTAAAATCGATCCCGTAACGGAAAAGATCGATAAGTTAATCAGAGTCCAGCTTGAAATCACCGAAAGAATATACGCCGAGGCTGAACGAGAATACGAATATAGTTTAGCGGTATTCCTGACGATTTCGATCGGCACGATCGCATATATTCTAATTTCTTCAATTACCTTTTCTATTCGTCTAGTGCGGGGACTCACGTTAATAACGACTTCCATCAAAAACGCCGATTTTAGTCAGCCGATCGTCGTGGAAGACGATGAAAGAAACAAAGACGAATTGCATCTACTTTTAATCGCCTTTCGGGAATTTCAGGAAAAAGTCAAAACAATGCTTTCCACCATTTTTTCCTTTTCCGAATCGATCTTAATTTCTTCCGAGGAGCTTTCCAAGGCCAGCAATTATTTATCGGAAAATGCGCAATCGGAATCCGCTTCGGTAGAGGAAATTTCAGCCTCCGTAGAAGAGATTAGTGCGGGTATGGAGCAGGTTACCAAGAACGCAGAGGAACAGTATTCCTCCATCTCGTCTTTTGCCGGAGAAATGAGAGAGTTAGATTCGCTTATCAACCGAGTCGGTGATGCAGTGAGGGAATCCTTATCAAGAATTTCGGAAATGTATTCTAAAGTTGAAGCCGGTCGAAACACGATGGGGAATTTATCGACGAGCATGGGAAAAATCGAAAGCAGCTCCGTGGAAATGAGATCGATAACTGCGATCATCAAGGAAATTTCCGAAAAGGTGAATCTATTGGCTTTGAACGCGGCGATAGAGGCGGCTCGAGCCGGAGACCATGGCAGGGGGTTCGCGGTTGTGGCATCGGAGATTACCCGTTTAGCGGAACAAACCGACGATAGTACGAAAACGATCGAGGAACTGATCAGAACCAGTAACGAAGAGATAGAATCCGGAAAGGGGTTCGTGGAAAATTCCGCCAAAGTTTACGTGGGAATCATGGAAGGGTTGAAATTCGTGAAAGAATCTTCGGACAATATAGTCGGGATAATGAAATCCCAGCAAGAAAAGAAGGAGACTATCCGTGACGGAGTCAACCAGGTTGATTCCAAATCCGCCGAAATAAGAATTTCAGTGAAAGAACAAAAGGTCGCAATCATCGAAACGGCAAATGCGGTTTCGAACATTTCGATCACCATCCAAAGTAGCGCGGCAAATTCCGAAGAAATTGCCGGCAACGCTTCCAGTTTATTGAATATAGCAAAAAACTTAAGGGAAACGATGAGTTTTCTAAAGGCCTAA
- a CDS encoding zinc-binding dehydrogenase, translating into MKAAVLESGKRSLEIKEVIVPIMEPRSVKVKIKACGICGSDIHLVLHGTLKCSHYPQIPGHEASGVVEEIGENVTKFKKGDRVVIAAGTSCGECVHCLNGRENLCKNLGVFGFDRAGSFAEYNVVEERYLYHLPDAIPFEQGAILADAVSTPYNAIKFRGNIKDGETVAIFGCGGLGIHAVAIARALTSGNVIALDVDRGALDNALAYGANEAINLREVKNAGKTLKEITKGVDLLADFSGRTSNIQESLRAMNSGGRMVLVGIGREPLTFAIPFSIIEKQITIAGSYGSDRRAIPELIDLYMKGKLNLTKSITDVRKLDDINEGLRDLEDRKGNPIRFIISP; encoded by the coding sequence ATGAAAGCCGCAGTCTTAGAATCCGGAAAAAGATCCTTAGAGATCAAGGAAGTTATTGTTCCGATAATGGAACCTAGGTCCGTCAAAGTAAAAATTAAAGCATGCGGGATTTGCGGTTCGGATATACATTTGGTTCTACATGGGACGTTAAAGTGCAGCCATTATCCCCAAATTCCGGGACATGAAGCCTCGGGTGTCGTCGAAGAAATCGGGGAAAACGTCACTAAATTCAAAAAAGGTGATAGAGTTGTAATTGCCGCCGGTACGAGTTGCGGCGAATGCGTTCATTGTCTGAATGGCCGCGAGAATCTCTGTAAGAACCTGGGAGTTTTCGGCTTTGATCGGGCAGGAAGCTTTGCGGAATACAACGTCGTAGAAGAAAGATATCTCTATCATTTACCCGATGCTATTCCGTTCGAGCAGGGAGCGATTCTTGCCGACGCGGTCTCCACTCCGTATAATGCTATTAAATTTCGCGGTAATATCAAGGATGGAGAAACCGTTGCTATTTTCGGCTGCGGGGGATTGGGAATTCACGCAGTCGCGATTGCTCGCGCGCTTACTAGCGGGAATGTAATCGCGTTGGATGTGGACCGAGGTGCGCTCGACAATGCTCTTGCGTACGGAGCCAACGAGGCGATAAATTTACGCGAAGTCAAAAATGCAGGTAAGACCTTAAAGGAAATCACCAAAGGTGTGGATTTACTGGCTGATTTTTCAGGAAGGACTTCCAATATCCAGGAATCTCTTCGGGCGATGAATTCGGGCGGAAGAATGGTTTTAGTCGGAATCGGAAGAGAGCCGTTGACTTTCGCGATTCCATTTTCCATCATCGAAAAACAAATTACGATCGCGGGCTCCTACGGATCCGATCGTAGAGCGATTCCGGAATTAATCGATTTGTATATGAAGGGAAAACTGAACTTGACTAAGTCCATCACCGATGTTCGCAAGCTGGACGACATTAACGAGGGACTTCGTGATTTGGAAGACAGAAAAGGGAATCCGATACGCTTTATCATTTCTCCCTGA
- a CDS encoding PaaI family thioesterase: protein MLEDQLYRKIKASQNGQDWHHKNCFGCGPENPKGLHASFPFHEPTGEVRFSFVMEKGFEGAPGYTHGGALATLMDEAQGVLCFHLGHFVMTDQLYMRYLKACPLGAEIEVRCWVTMVRRRRLYTKGTVHLKKTGELLLSSKARWYDMPEKVFARMFQGTVFPVETISKVLEENQKRGKEIRKRLRKEKAKLQG, encoded by the coding sequence ATGTTAGAAGATCAACTCTATCGAAAAATCAAAGCGAGCCAAAACGGTCAAGACTGGCATCATAAAAACTGCTTCGGTTGCGGTCCCGAAAATCCGAAGGGTTTGCATGCGAGTTTTCCTTTCCACGAACCGACCGGCGAAGTTCGATTTAGTTTCGTTATGGAAAAAGGATTCGAAGGCGCACCCGGTTATACTCACGGAGGGGCACTCGCAACACTAATGGACGAAGCCCAAGGAGTCCTTTGTTTTCATTTAGGTCATTTCGTAATGACGGATCAATTGTATATGCGGTATCTGAAAGCGTGCCCGTTAGGTGCCGAGATAGAAGTCCGTTGTTGGGTTACGATGGTTCGCAGAAGAAGATTATACACTAAAGGAACAGTTCATCTCAAGAAAACCGGGGAACTTCTTCTTTCTTCCAAAGCTCGTTGGTATGATATGCCGGAGAAAGTCTTCGCTAGGATGTTCCAAGGCACGGTGTTTCCGGTCGAAACAATATCGAAAGTTTTAGAGGAAAACCAGAAACGAGGTAAGGAAATCCGGAAACGCTTGCGAAAGGAGAAGGCAAAGCTACAAGGCTAA
- a CDS encoding glutathione S-transferase family protein — translation MIDLYTASTPNGRKISIMLEETGLPYVVHPIDLNKLEQKEEWYLKMNPNGRIPTIVDRDNDDFVVFESGAILIYLAEKTGKFLSKNSKERSVAIQWLMFQMGGVGPMQGQANFFLRSAPEKIPFAIQRYQNETKRLYSVLERRLHESEFLAGKEISIADIATWPWIDGHTWAELSIDEFPKIKDWLEKLGERPAFIKGKNIPVKK, via the coding sequence TTGATCGATTTATATACGGCTTCCACGCCGAATGGCCGAAAAATTTCCATAATGCTGGAAGAAACAGGACTTCCATATGTAGTTCATCCGATCGACTTAAACAAGTTGGAACAAAAGGAAGAATGGTATTTAAAAATGAATCCAAACGGAAGAATTCCTACGATTGTCGATCGGGACAACGATGATTTCGTAGTCTTTGAATCGGGAGCGATTCTTATTTATCTTGCCGAAAAAACCGGGAAGTTCCTGTCCAAAAATTCGAAAGAAAGATCGGTCGCCATACAGTGGTTGATGTTTCAAATGGGAGGGGTCGGCCCGATGCAAGGCCAGGCAAACTTTTTTCTAAGATCGGCGCCTGAAAAAATTCCGTTTGCAATTCAAAGATACCAAAATGAAACCAAACGGTTGTATTCGGTATTGGAACGCCGTTTGCACGAGTCGGAATTTCTTGCCGGTAAGGAAATATCCATCGCGGATATCGCAACCTGGCCTTGGATTGACGGGCATACGTGGGCCGAGCTTTCGATAGACGAGTTTCCGAAAATAAAGGACTGGTTGGAGAAATTAGGAGAACGCCCTGCTTTCATCAAAGGCAAGAATATTCCGGTCAAAAAATAA
- a CDS encoding PAS domain-containing sensor histidine kinase → MDRELEIFYRAIFEQSPTGFVILNREGKIVDVNEATLNILNATRTDLLGASFLGLKDKNMIAILEKSLSGETQQYEGPYFTTVSKMTIQIALRAAPIFDDLNRIDGVVLTFEDITKRKNTEKKLARNLTKRIEMQKSLREKELKFRALFEAAGDAIFLMDERLFLECNRKTEEIFGCEKEDIIGHSPVDFSPEFQPDGTLSMEKAANKISLAFAGKPQTFEWLHCKKDRTNFDAEVTLNSVTVGGKRLLQAIVRDISERKKSEEQIRKLNEELEVKVLLRTEQLNASNKYLERTNLNLRSTLSELKSTQAQLVQSEKMAVLGQLIAGIAHEVNTPLGAIISSNEGIQSVFREGWESFLAEYSQFDEIEKKLWRSLFSKGSILPEFYDSLEERRKRKAIRDRLKASGFSKTDSLSDDLAELGIHIEDLPDIIKDVPKERFHFVVANAVHLSGIFRQSNVIREAAYKASQVIRALKTYVYQDHAGVTMVNVPEQLDLVLTLYYNKLKHGVEIVRKFYEPSMAYGQADQLTQVWANLINNAFQAISYKGRLELETQKEGNYLNVLITDNGPGIPPEIQDKIFEPFFTTKAKGEGSGLGLDICKKIVESHRGKIEVESRVGKTTFKVILPSHPK, encoded by the coding sequence GTGGATCGGGAATTAGAGATATTTTACCGCGCAATTTTTGAACAATCGCCGACAGGTTTTGTTATCTTGAATCGTGAAGGTAAAATCGTCGATGTGAACGAAGCTACGCTTAATATTCTTAACGCGACGAGGACCGATCTATTAGGCGCATCTTTCTTAGGTTTAAAAGATAAGAATATGATCGCCATCCTGGAAAAATCGCTTTCCGGAGAAACTCAACAATACGAAGGACCGTATTTTACGACCGTCTCCAAAATGACGATCCAAATCGCCTTGAGAGCCGCTCCGATCTTTGACGATTTGAATCGCATAGACGGAGTCGTTTTGACTTTCGAAGATATTACAAAAAGAAAAAACACCGAGAAGAAGCTAGCAAGAAATCTAACAAAAAGAATAGAGATGCAAAAGTCTCTTAGGGAAAAAGAGCTAAAATTTAGGGCATTATTCGAGGCTGCGGGAGATGCAATCTTTCTAATGGACGAAAGACTCTTTCTGGAATGCAATCGCAAGACTGAAGAAATTTTCGGATGTGAAAAAGAGGATATTATCGGACACTCTCCCGTTGATTTTTCGCCGGAGTTTCAACCTGATGGAACTCTTTCCATGGAAAAGGCGGCTAACAAGATCAGTCTAGCCTTTGCCGGTAAACCCCAGACTTTCGAATGGCTGCATTGTAAGAAGGATAGAACGAATTTCGATGCGGAAGTGACTCTTAACTCCGTGACAGTCGGCGGTAAACGTTTATTGCAAGCTATTGTGAGGGATATATCCGAGAGAAAAAAATCCGAAGAGCAAATTAGGAAACTTAACGAGGAATTGGAAGTTAAGGTTTTACTTAGGACCGAACAATTGAATGCGAGTAATAAGTATCTCGAACGTACGAATTTAAACTTAAGATCCACCCTGTCGGAATTAAAATCGACTCAGGCGCAATTGGTCCAGTCGGAAAAAATGGCGGTCCTAGGACAATTGATTGCCGGCATCGCTCATGAAGTGAATACACCGTTAGGAGCGATCATATCTTCCAACGAAGGTATTCAGAGCGTCTTTCGAGAAGGATGGGAATCGTTTCTAGCGGAATATTCCCAATTCGACGAAATCGAAAAAAAACTTTGGAGAAGCTTATTTTCAAAAGGAAGCATACTGCCCGAATTTTACGATTCCTTGGAGGAAAGAAGAAAGCGTAAAGCGATACGCGATCGACTTAAAGCTTCGGGTTTTTCCAAAACCGATTCGTTATCGGACGATCTTGCTGAACTCGGTATTCATATCGAAGATCTACCGGACATCATTAAGGACGTTCCCAAGGAACGATTTCATTTCGTAGTGGCAAACGCGGTTCACTTGTCGGGTATTTTTCGACAAAGTAACGTTATTCGAGAGGCCGCATACAAGGCTTCGCAGGTGATTCGAGCGCTAAAGACGTACGTATACCAGGATCATGCCGGTGTCACGATGGTTAACGTTCCTGAGCAACTCGATCTGGTTCTTACATTGTATTATAATAAACTAAAGCATGGAGTGGAAATTGTTCGGAAATTTTACGAGCCTTCTATGGCTTACGGGCAAGCTGACCAACTAACGCAAGTCTGGGCTAATTTGATCAATAACGCTTTCCAAGCAATTTCTTATAAAGGTCGTCTGGAACTCGAAACTCAGAAGGAAGGCAATTATTTGAACGTATTAATTACCGATAACGGGCCGGGTATTCCACCGGAAATACAGGATAAAATCTTCGAACCTTTTTTTACCACTAAGGCCAAGGGGGAGGGAAGCGGTCTCGGACTCGATATCTGCAAGAAGATTGTGGAAAGCCATAGAGGCAAGATAGAAGTGGAGTCGAGGGTCGGCAAAACTACGTTTAAAGTCATATTACCGTCCCACCCTAAATGA
- a CDS encoding lecithin--cholesterol acyltransferase, giving the protein MANAKRVLPLLLSFLFLLSNCSGGEKAPSGPRLLKPIELILPNSTPIVFVPGYKGSELISSKGKVWLSPSQALAFSSPDLILRESDEIKPGDVLRSVTAIPVLLDVKVYAPWLDRMISEKQWIPYVFPYDWRKDNGDTSSQLELYLTRIKESSGGKSPIVIGHSNGGTLTLSVLNRRPDLISKAVFVGAPFRSGIGFMEDLSLDQSTGLNGKIMGPCVASSFISVYTFFPRESSFDTKDVLQNKNGESLPTRFFQAWFWKEHELGAYSKTASCSPLPNLSEFQTRLDKAKSFRNSLSPKKGTKYPPTLVIRATNHPTLRVLLGSKDAQGWNWDFHASKRVNGDGRVTAESALPPDGLPYELFESELGHSELLNDPKVQSKILEFSGLK; this is encoded by the coding sequence ATGGCAAATGCGAAACGCGTTTTACCGCTCCTACTTTCATTCCTTTTTCTTTTATCAAACTGCTCGGGAGGAGAAAAAGCGCCCAGCGGCCCGAGGCTCTTAAAACCGATCGAACTTATTTTACCTAATTCGACTCCGATCGTTTTCGTACCCGGATATAAAGGCTCGGAATTAATATCTTCGAAAGGAAAAGTGTGGTTAAGTCCCTCGCAAGCCCTCGCCTTCTCTTCGCCCGATCTTATTCTGCGCGAAAGCGATGAAATTAAACCGGGCGACGTCTTACGTTCCGTAACAGCAATACCGGTCTTGTTGGACGTAAAAGTCTACGCCCCTTGGCTGGATCGAATGATTTCCGAAAAGCAATGGATTCCTTATGTTTTCCCTTACGATTGGAGAAAAGACAACGGGGATACGTCTTCTCAACTCGAACTCTATCTAACCCGAATCAAGGAAAGTAGCGGGGGCAAATCGCCCATCGTTATCGGACATAGTAACGGAGGCACTCTTACACTAAGCGTTTTAAACCGTAGACCGGATTTGATTTCCAAAGCGGTATTTGTAGGCGCGCCTTTTCGTTCCGGAATCGGATTTATGGAAGACTTATCGCTGGATCAATCCACCGGACTAAACGGAAAAATTATGGGTCCATGCGTTGCATCTTCGTTTATCAGCGTGTATACTTTCTTTCCCCGCGAATCCTCGTTTGATACGAAGGACGTTTTACAAAATAAGAATGGAGAATCGCTGCCGACCCGCTTCTTCCAAGCCTGGTTCTGGAAAGAACACGAATTGGGGGCTTATAGCAAAACCGCATCTTGCAGTCCTCTCCCTAACCTAAGCGAATTCCAAACCCGTTTGGATAAAGCCAAATCGTTTCGCAATTCTTTGTCTCCCAAAAAGGGAACAAAGTATCCGCCCACTCTCGTGATTAGAGCCACGAATCATCCTACGTTACGCGTTTTACTGGGCTCTAAAGACGCTCAAGGATGGAATTGGGACTTTCACGCTTCAAAAAGGGTGAATGGAGACGGTAGAGTTACCGCTGAAAGTGCATTGCCTCCCGACGGGTTACCGTACGAACTCTTCGAATCGGAACTAGGTCACTCCGAGTTACTAAACGACCCGAAAGTTCAGTCAAAAATTTTAGAATTCAGCGGGCTGAAATGA
- a CDS encoding PilZ domain-containing protein yields the protein MDHQQIENRDLILLPSREQRFQAINTYLLNQNLYIKKAPFFFEAVITACFENEDKILVNIPTGISLTKGDPLSFFKAFSKYIQLDCVFIEEAEEYNYFFKLQDLGIATAARKAERIPVPIEVGFASNILTYKSFSDPKQFKIPNIVNDIFAKYQERLHNGRFEHVKVEVFKQNQDPKLEIVKKTLKTLFVEDTSKIESFQYKDPSILNFEGEVNNHLPVIMQKYKDDGIKSELILPIIYKDHRNESIPLGAIWIKNSNHKIAKEDLSELRSSAEEIVDIIRSWNTFRTTASYKIMDISRTGMCVRIQEKKLIETLPKRQKLELDILFKRQKPLPVTAAIRWWNKDEKGYLYLGLEFENQADKEVERKRLEKNLDVLSQQYKRLMSLRAS from the coding sequence ATGGACCACCAGCAGATTGAGAATCGAGATTTAATTCTTCTTCCGAGTCGTGAGCAAAGATTTCAAGCGATCAACACTTACCTTTTAAATCAAAACTTATATATCAAAAAGGCGCCTTTCTTTTTCGAGGCGGTAATTACGGCATGTTTTGAGAATGAAGACAAAATTCTCGTAAACATTCCCACGGGCATAAGCCTTACAAAAGGAGACCCTCTATCCTTTTTCAAGGCTTTCTCAAAATACATCCAGTTGGATTGCGTTTTCATTGAAGAAGCGGAAGAGTATAACTACTTTTTTAAGCTGCAGGATTTAGGTATCGCAACCGCGGCCAGAAAGGCGGAGAGAATACCGGTACCGATCGAAGTCGGGTTTGCTAGCAATATTCTAACGTACAAATCCTTTTCGGATCCCAAGCAGTTTAAAATTCCCAATATAGTTAATGATATTTTCGCAAAATACCAAGAGCGGTTGCATAATGGTAGATTCGAACACGTAAAAGTCGAAGTTTTTAAACAGAATCAAGACCCTAAATTAGAAATCGTTAAGAAGACCTTGAAAACCCTTTTCGTCGAAGACACTTCTAAGATCGAAAGCTTCCAGTACAAGGATCCGTCGATACTGAATTTTGAAGGGGAAGTGAACAATCATCTTCCGGTGATTATGCAGAAATATAAGGATGATGGTATTAAATCCGAATTGATTCTTCCAATAATCTATAAAGACCATCGTAATGAATCGATTCCATTAGGAGCTATTTGGATTAAAAATTCAAATCATAAAATCGCAAAGGAAGACTTATCAGAGCTAAGATCTTCCGCGGAAGAAATCGTGGATATTATAAGAAGCTGGAATACGTTTCGAACTACGGCTTCGTACAAAATTATGGATATTTCACGGACCGGCATGTGCGTAAGAATTCAGGAAAAGAAATTGATCGAAACCTTACCGAAAAGACAAAAGCTCGAATTGGACATTCTTTTCAAACGCCAAAAACCGCTTCCTGTTACCGCAGCAATCCGATGGTGGAATAAGGACGAAAAAGGATATTTATATCTTGGATTGGAATTTGAGAACCAAGCGGACAAAGAAGTCGAAAGAAAAAGACTGGAAAAAAATTTAGACGTATTGAGCCAACAGTACAAAAGACTAATGAGCTTACGCGCCTCCTAA
- a CDS encoding histidine phosphatase family protein: protein MSIVHVVRHGQANSQGEDYDLLTPHGKRQSFQLGKFMAESGDIPDRIVTGTMRRHKETADSFLEGVISVVGEHSQFSEGLFRQVDAGWNEFSPELWGSYAKVISSRNPDFLRSLTQFSKVRLRGGIRSAALFFKLTEEILKTWREGEETPSGIESYQAFESRVLRSYETWFSPSDKERVFIFTSGTPISLVLKRILRQDEDGFAWMPWIWNTSVSTFRWVRSRYLPVSINNVPHLPEKNNRTLF from the coding sequence ATGTCGATAGTCCATGTGGTACGCCATGGCCAGGCGAATTCTCAAGGAGAAGATTACGACTTACTGACTCCCCACGGAAAGCGACAATCGTTTCAATTAGGAAAGTTTATGGCGGAAAGCGGCGATATTCCCGATCGAATCGTCACCGGAACTATGCGTCGCCATAAGGAAACCGCTGATTCTTTTTTGGAGGGCGTAATATCCGTCGTCGGGGAACATTCTCAATTCTCGGAGGGCTTGTTTCGACAAGTCGATGCGGGATGGAACGAATTTAGTCCCGAGCTCTGGGGTTCATATGCGAAGGTTATTTCTTCCAGGAATCCGGATTTTCTCCGATCGCTAACCCAATTTTCGAAAGTCCGGCTAAGGGGTGGAATTCGTTCTGCCGCTTTATTTTTTAAGCTAACCGAAGAGATCCTAAAAACATGGAGGGAAGGAGAAGAAACCCCTTCAGGTATCGAATCGTACCAGGCTTTTGAATCTAGAGTGCTTCGATCTTACGAAACTTGGTTTTCTCCTTCGGATAAGGAAAGGGTTTTCATTTTCACTTCGGGTACGCCTATTTCACTCGTTTTAAAACGAATTTTAAGGCAGGACGAGGATGGGTTTGCTTGGATGCCTTGGATTTGGAATACTTCGGTCAGTACGTTTCGATGGGTTCGAAGCAGGTATTTACCCGTTTCGATCAATAACGTACCTCATTTGCCGGAAAAGAATAATCGGACCCTTTTTTAA
- a CDS encoding DUF6285 domain-containing protein, with translation MQDKPTSTELLEAIQDFLMKEVLPEFRDKDLLSYKTLVSWNMLGVVSREIRSGEELLDKELSRLAKLLKKDGKFPSTLNEKKKLASVWNFELRDMIRKEKKTIDDRPYWDHVKESVREKVEVTNPRFTTEA, from the coding sequence ATGCAAGATAAACCTACTAGTACGGAATTATTAGAAGCTATCCAGGACTTTTTGATGAAGGAAGTTCTTCCGGAATTTCGCGATAAAGACTTACTCTCTTACAAAACATTAGTAAGTTGGAATATGTTAGGAGTGGTCTCCCGTGAAATTCGCTCGGGGGAAGAGCTGCTCGATAAGGAACTTTCTCGATTAGCTAAGCTTTTGAAAAAAGACGGAAAATTTCCGTCGACTCTGAACGAAAAAAAGAAACTAGCATCCGTCTGGAATTTCGAGTTGAGAGATATGATTCGAAAAGAAAAGAAAACGATCGATGATCGACCTTACTGGGATCATGTAAAGGAATCCGTGCGGGAAAAGGTGGAAGTAACCAATCCTCGTTTTACTACGGAAGCTTAG
- a CDS encoding phosphotransferase family protein: MKDAELKERLESYLGNRLKGKVEIANMISLSGGACQENFSADITVADGSDKGLYQTVYRTDKGAALLASLSRIDEFKVCRMAFEAGVKTPEPFWLESDSSITGNPFYFMKRIQGKATGRFIVKDPSLNKIRKQLTQELAENLAKIHSVTPEQCKDAALKTVLASGHDLNDKTVAKSSAKNLRLQLDGMNEPYPAMEMILNWLEKNPLPSDKIVLIHGDFRTGNFMVTPEGLQGIVDWEFAHWGDRHEDLTWLCMRDWRFGKLNKEAGGFADRREFYEAYEKAAGVTLDPKKVTYWEVMGNLRWAIGCIGQAERHLSGKDKGIELAAIGRRACEMEYEAMRLIEESLS, encoded by the coding sequence GTGAAGGATGCCGAATTAAAGGAAAGATTAGAATCGTATTTAGGTAACAGGCTGAAAGGGAAAGTGGAAATTGCGAATATGATTTCGCTTTCCGGAGGAGCATGTCAGGAAAATTTTTCCGCAGACATTACCGTTGCGGATGGGTCCGATAAGGGTCTTTATCAAACGGTTTATCGAACCGATAAAGGTGCAGCACTGTTAGCGTCCCTCTCTAGAATCGACGAATTTAAAGTGTGCAGAATGGCGTTCGAAGCGGGCGTTAAAACTCCCGAACCGTTTTGGCTTGAATCCGATTCGAGTATTACAGGGAATCCTTTTTACTTTATGAAAAGGATTCAAGGTAAGGCTACCGGCCGCTTTATCGTTAAGGATCCCAGCTTAAATAAAATTCGAAAGCAGCTGACTCAGGAGTTGGCCGAGAACTTAGCGAAAATACATTCCGTTACTCCGGAACAATGCAAGGATGCCGCTCTAAAAACGGTACTTGCATCGGGACACGATTTGAACGATAAGACGGTAGCCAAAAGCTCCGCTAAAAACCTGCGACTACAGTTGGATGGGATGAATGAGCCTTATCCCGCCATGGAAATGATTTTGAACTGGTTGGAAAAAAATCCCCTTCCTAGCGACAAGATCGTTTTGATTCACGGGGATTTTAGGACAGGAAATTTCATGGTAACTCCGGAGGGCTTGCAAGGAATCGTGGATTGGGAATTCGCTCACTGGGGAGATCGACACGAAGATCTTACTTGGCTTTGCATGCGGGACTGGCGGTTCGGAAAATTGAATAAGGAAGCGGGCGGATTCGCGGATAGGCGAGAGTTTTACGAAGCGTACGAGAAGGCGGCAGGCGTGACATTGGACCCTAAGAAAGTAACTTACTGGGAAGTGATGGGCAATTTGCGGTGGGCCATCGGATGCATCGGGCAAGCCGAACGTCATTTATCGGGTAAGGATAAAGGAATCGAACTTGCGGCCATTGGCAGAAGGGCCTGCGAGATGGAATACGAAGCTATGCGCCTTATCGAGGAATCCCTTTCATAG